A genomic segment from Coccinella septempunctata chromosome 3, icCocSept1.1, whole genome shotgun sequence encodes:
- the LOC123309534 gene encoding uncharacterized protein LOC123309534, whose translation MSAKGVGHVFGNEEHVSVYDVVAYGFDDTGGDSRVIWQGDTQAHSGTHDKDNNSYYIRDSFHFASIIQNFTIPEDHIMVSLDIVSLFSNITLEAVIDSVNLHWDSIGEHCPLQRGDFLECVRLVFNTTYCQFQEKFFKQTKGTPMGTDSSSIFAEMVVDDILDRAFSLLCYTPLMTKKYVDDLFCILRADQLSDIIRVLNDQNIHINFTHEVETNSTLPYLDLQLIRNDDNTISTDWYQKPTASGRYLNYKSSHEHKQKINLILGMKGRLEKLVSPRHLQNSLHRLADLLNSNSYPRRLINKILFNTPGYTTEPHAEISPHTPQDVDQTTPVVPRFFSLPYHPAITPRIIKTISHHVVDRNMFLIAKHMPNTLGRHVFSRMKDITPIEKRAGIVYAISCTDCDKTYIGQTGRNLKTRLREHVRDCAMAKQTTGLSKHCYEMNHTMNFGDAKILKSESNRHKREFLEAVEIMSRDNNLNINTDFNGINSIYCNIVNLINKPPTFSSPYTEHPLPHDS comes from the exons ATGTCTGCCAAGGGTGTTGGGCATGTGTTTGGCAATGAGGAACATGTTTCTGTCTACGACGTGGTGGCTTATGGTTTTGATGATACGGGGGGTGATAGCAGGGTGATATGGCAGGGAGATACACAAGCCCACTCTGGCA CACATGATAAGGATAACAACAGTTACTACATCAGAGACTCATTCCATTTCGCAAGCATTATTCAGAATTTTACTATCCCTGAAGACCACATTATGGTGAGTCTTGATATCGTATCCCTCTTCTCTAACATCACATTGGAGGCTGTAATCGATAGCGTCAACCTTCATTGGGATTCAATTGGGGAACATTGCCCATTACAGAGAGGGGATTTCCTTGAGTGCGTCAGGTTAGTCTTCAACACTACTTACTGCCAgttccaagaaaaatttttcaaacaaacAAAGGGAACACCTATGGGTACTGACTCTTCTTCCATTTTCGCGGAGATGGTGGTGGACGACATCCTTGATAGGGCTTTTTCGCTGCTTTGCTACACCCCTTTAATGACGAAGAAATACGTAGATGATCTATTTTGTATTTTACGGGCCGACCAACTCAGTGACATTATTCGTGTATTGAACGACCAAAACATTCACATAAATTTTACTCATGAGGTTGAGACCAATTCCACCCTTCCATACTTGGATTTACAGTTGATACGCAATGACGACAACACGATTTCCACTGATTGGTATCAGAAGCCAACTGCCTCTGGGCGATACCTCAACTACAAATCATCCCATGAACACAAACAGAAGATCAACCTCATTCTGGGAATGAAAGGCCGGTTAGAAAAGTTAGTCTCCCCCCGACATTTGCAGAACAGCCTCCACAGACTGGCCGACCTACTCAACAGCAATTCTTACCCAAGGAGACTAATCAATAAAATCCTTTTCAATACTCCAGGATACACCACCGAACCCCATGCCGAGATCTCACCCCATACCCCCCAGGATGTCGACCAAACGACACCTGTTGTCCCCAGGTTTTTCTCCCTGCCATATCACCCTGCTATCACCCCCCGTATCATCAAAACCATAAGCCACCACGTCGTAGACAGAAACATGTTCCTCATTGCCAAACACATGCCCAACACCCTTGGCAGACATGTTTTCTCAAGGATGAAGGATATAACACCCATCGAGAAAAGGGCTGGAATAGTCTATGCTATAAGCTGCACAGACTGTGATAAGACATACATCGGCCAAACGGGGAGAAATCTCAAGACGCGATTAAGGGAGCACGTCAGGGACTGTGCGATGGCTAAGCAGACTACAGGCCTATCCAAACACTGTTATGAGATGAACCACACGATGAACTTCGGTGATGCCAAGATATTGAAGTCTGAATCTAATAGACACAAACGAGAATTCCTGGAAGCTGTCGAGATAATGAGCCGAGACAACAACCTCAACATTAACACCGACTTTAACGGCATTAACTCCATCTACTGCAACATCGTTAATCTGATTAATAAGCCGCCCACCTTTTCTTCTCCCTACACAGAACACCCACTGCCCCATGACTCGTGA